A single region of the Neodiprion pinetum isolate iyNeoPine1 chromosome 5, iyNeoPine1.2, whole genome shotgun sequence genome encodes:
- the LOC124219016 gene encoding NFX1-type zinc finger-containing protein 1-like isoform X1: MPKFKTKHFHHFSEPWKTRRQTYNDHARNRALKYTIGQASRGLSATGNRYSPYSHETKEANNGHGLQNENTTHWQYFTFTRLQTLSVMNNNDDLIAELHVKKDEFDQLLNGDFRPDHFVLVVQILAKISRANFTKILSSILCCSCSPTFIKNLESYLTKLPFETKEDKLQNKFYWNDINLFWSNLVEFFQKFTELFPRKARDELTSVLDKTNLIIATTEMNQDCRIAASIKERTSKICLKLKVKIPKLETKEKVFATSSVQELQDPLEDFRTLSIIPTIQDVFNEKPFIRPNKLVGAYDSVEHYLDVQFRLLREDFMAPLRNGIHEYLNGSKKYSKTDVRVYRKVTMMNPEIAGNNIGVMVSFGILKFINWDTSKRFQFGGLVCLSSDNFSSIIFATIANRDKELLQRGTVLIKPCKKTAITHDHYHSNWVMLESKIYFEPYLAVLNAMCQMNEKNFPMRKYLVDADTTISLPHYFKTDAVLKYKGFSLQVGDYATWPTTKQLRLDETQYEAFKSGLSQEIAIIQGPPGTGKTFIALEIIRTLLENKEQWRCNGPIVIVCLTNHALDQFLEGVTKHTTSIVRVGSRSKNEALSQYTLGNKREARPRRNWCHDKWHQVKIILFNMKRTRKVLQDLSKRDAIVSPHLLYAYCHDETLQDMENVNELFQWLLTHTDNSMKICQTQSTNTDTEMEIDGNSEFEEPIFPLEIVDKEIAEIDANMNEYRRTTHTQNIPVFPRHEVVQLKHRADTLKLQRSDLQRNLTQHPLLIRDNENFLPSLPWQKYWEWVELSYENAKQKLTDLEEEYHSANEELNEVKQILDLSILREHDVIGFTTTCAARLYASLRALRPPIVLVEEAAEILESHVVCSLTQNCQHLILIGDHKQLRPKVAVHKLGSKYNFNISLFERMVNNRGSCTQLGHQHRMRPEIARLICPSVYEILHNHECVLEYPPVMGLEKNVFFITHDNPEAPHDNQESWINPHEAKFLVAFARHLILQGYKSTEITILCTYAGQLFTLIKERNCHEILKAVRITTIDNFQGEENRIILLSLVRNNSKGNIGFLKEENRVCVALSRAREGLYIMGNMDNLTNKNNIWPKIKQVLENDNAIGDTLELRCKYHSDTLIKIRNGSDFVEQCPEGGCLQKCNTDLPCGHSCTSICHTLDREHFNFMCKQRCVKKCPDDHPCPLLCYQGCKPCLVAVERQLKCGHAVFISCGTDPDTYQCPVKVDVTLPHCNHTTEKSCYMPLDKVPCPYPCKIRLACGHSCEQKCHANDDPDHLEHFCHKPCSKRNSHCTADHPCKLKCYEKCIACPINVSKIRSCGHELNCKCSDDVEKLVCYKRIKFERICGHKATVRCFRKDDEECNEEVLKLSACGHQIKVKCCQTPSSSLCGDKCKLNLKCGHPCTTLCKDPCTNECKAPVLQTKHGLCGHLIPVPCFLKETEAKSPALLQYCKKPCKHELSCGHFCQGNCWSCKQGRIHKPCQEKCGKTLICGHRCDVPCSLECPPCQKPCEMKCKHSRCDRKCGETCIPCRESCAARCKHTICLKRCFELCNRRPCEKQCSERLKCKHRCIGFCGEPCPPLCKICNKKELIDEFFLGYEDEPNARFVFLEDCGHCIENKGLLNWMSANTQTVQVKTCPRCSTPINKCTRILNEIKTHLKDVQLVKAKIFGDHTNLQNQQFLLITRIKHMYENPVIKEFAEIMTYLKNLSASVSPITKTKRRQTLDARATEATRIVLDILQDICRKLEKVKSRTVPSYISVKNQLTMLLKSLPTRGQISQQEINDIERESQRLYYLVEVCTMESEAGFDKYHSPVDKRPYNSVLKKLLQIEKFSESSEEEVKTDLNQLRTLYHMKNVINNERKMIVKVMGFRQGHWYKCPNGHIYAIGDCGRAMQESHCNECGAAIGGSSHRLRNDNTAATEMN; encoded by the exons ATGCCAAAATTCAAGACCAAacattttcatcacttttccGAACCAT GGAAAACCCGACGTCAAACGTATAACGACCATGCGAGAAATAGGGcattaaaatatacaatcgGTCAAGCTTCGCGAGGTTTGTCAGCGACTGGAAATCG atatAGTCCGTACTCGCATGAAACGAAGGAAGCTAATAATGGTCACGgattacaaaatgaaaataccaCACATTGGCAGTATTTTACCTTCACCCGCTTACAAACTTTGAGCGTAATGAATAACAACGATGATCTTATAGCTGAATTACATGTGAAGAAAGATGAGTTTGATCAATTATTAAATGGTGATTTTAGACCAGACCATTTTGTACTCGTAGTACAAATCTTGGCCAAGATTTCTCGAGCTAActttacgaaaattttatcaagcaTACTTTGCTGTTCTTGTTCCCCTacatttattaaaaacttgGAAAGTTATTTGACTAAATTGCCATTTGAGACTAAAGAAGATaagttacaaaataaattttactggAATGATATAAATCTTTTTTGGAGTAATctggttgaatttttccaaaaatttactGAACTTTTTCCTCGCAAAGCTCGTGATGAGTTAACCTCAGTGCTGGATAAAACGAATTTGATCATAGCAACCACTGAAATGAATCAAGACTGTAGAATTGCTGCCAGTATAAAAGAAAGAACTTCGAAAATTTGTCTCAAATTGAAGGTAAAAATCCCTAAACTTGAGACCAAAGAGAAGGTTTTTGCAACGTCATCTGTGCAAGAGTTGCAAGATCCTCTGGAAGATTTTAGAACGTTGAGCATCATACCAACTATTCAGGATGTGTTTAATGAGAAGCCTTTTATTAGGCCGAATAAACTCGTAGGAGCTTACGATTCGGTTGAGCATTACCTGGATGTGCAATTTCGTTTGTTGCGTGAAGATTTCATGGCACCCTTGCGAAATGGCATACATGAATATTTGAATGGAtccaaaaaatatagtaaaacTGATGTGAGGGTTTACAGAAAAGTAACAATGATGAATCCTGAAATAGCAGGCAACAACATCGGTGTTATGGTATCATTTggaatattaaaattcataaactGGGACACTAGTAAAAGATTTCAGTTTGGTGGTTTAGTATGCTTAAGCAGCGATAATTTCAGCTCAATTATATTTGCAACTATTGCTAATCGAGATAAAGAGTTGTTACAGAGGGGAACTGTGTTGATTAAACCGTGCAAAAAAACCGCCATCACTCACGACCATTATCATTCTAATTGGGTTATGCTGGAGtctaaaatatattttgaaccATATCTGGCAGTGCTAAATGCAATGTGccaaatgaatgaaaaaaattttccaatgagGAAGTATTTGGTCGATGCAGATACAACTATTTCGCTACctcattatttcaaaactgatgCAGTACTAAAGTATAAGGGCTTCTCACTGCAAGTGGGAGATTACGCCACTTGGCCAACTACCAAACAACTGCGGTTAGATGAAACGCAGTACGAGGCATTCAAATCTGGTCTTTCTCAAGAAATTGCAATTATACAAGGACCGCCAGGAACAGGCAAGACGTTTATTGCTCTAGAAATAATTCGGACTTTGCTAGAGAACAAGGAACAATGGAGATGTAATGGGCCAATCGTCATTGTCTGCTTGACAAATCATGCCCTTGATCAATTCCTTGAAGGTGTTACGAAACATACAACTTCGATAGTTCGTGTCGGCAGTCGATCAAAAAATGAAGCTCTGTCACAGTATACACTTGGAAATAAACGAGAAGCACGACCACGCAGAAATTGGTGTCATGACAAGTGGCACCAAGTGAAGATAATCTTATTTAACATGAAGAGAACCCGTAAAGTATTACAGGACTTGTCTAAAAGAGATGCCATTGTATCTCCACACCTTCTATATGCCTATTGCCATGACGAAACGTTGCAAGACATGGAGAATGTTAACGAATTGTTCCAATGGTTATTGACACATACTGacaattcaatgaaaatatgtcaGACGCAGAGTACAAATACTGACACAGAAATGGAAATTGACGGTAATAGCGAATTTGAAGAGCCCATTTTTCCTTTGGAAATCGTTGATAAAGAAATTGCTGAGATTGACGCAAACATGAACGAGTACAGACGaactacacacacacaaaacatACCAGTATTTCCACGACATGAAGTTGTTCAATTAAAACATCGTGCTGACACCTTGAAGTTACAACGGTCCGACCTACAG CGGAACCTGACTCAGCATCCTCTATTGATTCGAGATAACGAAAACTTTCTGCCGAGTTTACCTTGGCAAAAGTACTGGGAATGGGTAGAACTGAGTTATGAAAATGCCAAACAGAAATTAACTGATTTGGAAGAAGAGTATCATTCAGCAAATGAAGAGTTGAATGAAGTTAAGCAAATACTTGATTTGTCGATACTTCGAGAGCACGATGTTATTGGGTTTACTACGACATGTGCAGCGAGATTATATGCTTCTCTGCGTGCTCTGCGTCCGCCGATAG TACTGGTGGAGGAGGCAGCTGAAATTCTGGAATCACATGTCGTTTGCTCTTTGACCCAAAATTGCCAGCATCTTATCCTCATTGGGGATCATAAACAACTGCGACCAAAGGTGGCTGTTCACAAGTTGGGTTCAAAATACAATTTCAATATATCTCTTTTTGAAAGAATGGTCAACAACAGAGGAAGTTGCACACAGTTAGGGCATCAGCATCGTATGCGACCGGAAATTGCCAGACTAATCTGTCCTTCCGTGTATGAGATTCTCCACAACCATGAATGCGTTTTGGAATATCCCCCTGTAATGGGTttagagaaaaatgtttttttcataacgcaTGATAACCCAGAGGCACCACACGACAACCAAGAGAGTTGGATAAATCCACACGAAGCCAAATTTCTAGTAGCATTTGCTAGACATCTGATATTGCAAGGCTATAAAAGTACAGAAATCACTATACTCTGTACCTATGCGGGACAACTTTTCACACTTATCAAG gaGAGAAATTGTCATGAGATTCTTAAAGCAGTGCGCATAACCACAATTGACAATTTTCAAGGAGAGGAGAACAGAattattcttctttcattAGTTCGCAACAACAGCAAAGGAAATATTGGATTTCTGAAAGAAGAGAACAGAGTTTGTGTTGCACTATCTCGTGCCCGTGAAGGCCTTTATATCATGGGGAACATGGACAATcttacgaataaaaataatatttggcCAAAAATTAAACAAGTTTTAGAAAATGACAATGCAATAGGTGATACACTCGAATTACGATGCAAGTATCATTCTGATACATTAATAAAG ATACGAAACGGAAGCGATTTTGTGGAACAATGCCCAGAAGGGGGATGCTTACAAAAATGTAATACTGATTTACCGTGTGGACATTCTTGTACCAGCATTTGTCATACCCTTGACAGAGAGCATTTCAATTTCATGTGCAAACAGCGTTGCGTTAAAAAGTGTCCGGATGATCATCCTTGTCCACTTTTATGTTACCAAGGATGCAAGCCGTGTCTAGTTGCTGTTGAACGCCAATTGAAATGCGGTCATGCTGTTTTTATCTCGTGTGGGACAGACCCTGATACATACCAATGTCCTGTCAAA gTCGATGTTACCCTACCTCATTGCAATCATACTACTGAAAAAAGCTGTTATATGCCTCTGGATAAGGTCCCATGCCCATATCCCTGTAAAATTCGTTTAGCATGTGGACATTCTTGTGAACAAAAATGTCATGCTAACGATGATCCTGATCATCTGGAG CACTTTTGTCATAAGCCCTGTTCAAAAAGGAACAGCCACTGTACTGCCGATCATCCGTGCAAATTGAAGTGTTATGAGAAATGTATAGCATGTCCTATTAATGTATCAAAAATACGATCTTGCGGACATGAACTTAATTGCAAATGCTCGGATGATGTAGAAAAACTCGTATGCtataaacgaataaaatttgagAGAATCTGTGGACACAAAGCTACAGTAAGATGCTTCCGGAAGGATGACGAAGAATGTAATGAAGAG GTACTGAAACTAAGTGCATGTGGTCACcaaataaaagtgaaatgtTGCCAAACACCAAGTTCTTCTCTGTGTGGCGATAAATGTAAACTTAATTTAAAATGTGGCCATCCCTGCACTACTCTATGTAAAGACCCATGTACAAACGAATGCAAGGCCCCTGTCCTTCAAACGAAACATGGGCTTTGTGGACATCTCATTCCCGTGCCTTGCTTCTTAAAAGAAACTG AAGCCAAGTCTCCAGCACTACTACAGTATTGCAAGAAACCATGCAAACATGAATTATCTTGTGGCCACTTTTGCCAAGGCAATTGTTGGTCCTGCAAACAGGGACGTATACACAAACCTTGCCAAGAAAAATGTGGCAAGACTCTCATTTGTGGACATAg GTGCGATGTGCCTTGCAGTCTCGAATGTCCACCGTGTCAAAAACCTTGCGAAATGAAATGCAAACACAGTAGATGTGACAGAAAGTGTGGAGAAACCTGTATACCATGTAGA GAAAGCTGTGCAGCGCGATGTAAACATACAATTTGTCTCAAACGATGCTTTGAATTGTGTAACAGAAGACCATGTGAGAAACAATGTTCTGAACGCTTGAAGTGTAAGCATCGTTGCATCGGCTTCTGCGGCGAACCATGCCCACCATTATGCAAAATCTGCAACAAAAAAGAACtaatcgatgaatttttccTCGGGTATGAAGATGAACCAAATGCCAg ATTTGTGTTTCTTGAAGATTGTGGGCACTGCATAGAGAATAAGGGGCTTCTAAATTGGATGTCAGCAAACACTCAAACAGTTCAAGTGAAGACATGCCCGCGATGCAGCACTCCTATAAATAAATGCACTCGAATATTAAACGAAATTAAAACGCATCTGAAAGATGTTCAGCTTGTAAAGGCAAAAATATTTGGGGATCACACCAACTTACAAAATCAACAATTCTTACTGATCACCAGAATTAAACACATGTACGAGAACCCAGTGATAAAAG AGTTTGCTGAAATCATGACATATCTGAAAAACTTGAGTGCGAGTGTCTCCCCAATCACAAAGACGAAGAGACGACAAACCTTGGATGCGCGAGCAACTGAGGCTACTCGAATTGTACTCGACATACTGCAAGATATATGTaggaaattagaaaaagtcAAGAGTCGTACCGTTCCCTCCTACATATCAGTAAAAAATCAACTAACTATGCTATTGAAAAGCCTTCCCACACGAGGCCAAATTTCTCAACAAGAAATCAATGACATTGAAC
- the LOC124219016 gene encoding NFX1-type zinc finger-containing protein 1-like isoform X9, which translates to MPKFKTKHFHHFSEPWKTRRQTYNDHARNRALKYTIGQASRGLSATGNRYSPYSHETKEANNGHGLQNENTTHWQYFTFTRLQTLSVMNNNDDLIAELHVKKDEFDQLLNGDFRPDHFVLVVQILAKISRANFTKILSSILCCSCSPTFIKNLESYLTKLPFETKEDKLQNKFYWNDINLFWSNLVEFFQKFTELFPRKARDELTSVLDKTNLIIATTEMNQDCRIAASIKERTSKICLKLKVKIPKLETKEKVFATSSVQELQDPLEDFRTLSIIPTIQDVFNEKPFIRPNKLVGAYDSVEHYLDVQFRLLREDFMAPLRNGIHEYLNGSKKYSKTDVRVYRKVTMMNPEIAGNNIGVMVSFGILKFINWDTSKRFQFGGLVCLSSDNFSSIIFATIANRDKELLQRGTVLIKPCKKTAITHDHYHSNWVMLESKIYFEPYLAVLNAMCQMNEKNFPMRKYLVDADTTISLPHYFKTDAVLKYKGFSLQVGDYATWPTTKQLRLDETQYEAFKSGLSQEIAIIQGPPGTGKTFIALEIIRTLLENKEQWRCNGPIVIVCLTNHALDQFLEGVTKHTTSIVRVGSRSKNEALSQYTLGNKREARPRRNWCHDKWHQVKIILFNMKRTRKVLQDLSKRDAIVSPHLLYAYCHDETLQDMENVNELFQWLLTHTDNSMKICQTQSTNTDTEMEIDGNSEFEEPIFPLEIVDKEIAEIDANMNEYRRTTHTQNIPVFPRHEVVQLKHRADTLKLQRSDLQRNLTQHPLLIRDNENFLPSLPWQKYWEWVELSYENAKQKLTDLEEEYHSANEELNEVKQILDLSILREHDVIGFTTTCAARLYASLRALRPPIVLVEEAAEILESHVVCSLTQNCQHLILIGDHKQLRPKVAVHKLGSKYNFNISLFERMVNNRGSCTQLGHQHRMRPEIARLICPSVYEILHNHECVLEYPPVMGLEKNVFFITHDNPEAPHDNQESWINPHEAKFLVAFARHLILQGYKSTEITILCTYAGQLFTLIKERNCHEILKAVRITTIDNFQGEENRIILLSLVRNNSKGNIGFLKEENRVCVALSRAREGLYIMGNMDNLTNKNNIWPKIKQVLENDNAIGDTLELRCKYHSDTLIKIRNGSDFVEQCPEGGCLQKCNTDLPCGHSCTSICHTLDREHFNFMCKQRCVKKCPDDHPCPLLCYQGCKPCLVAVERQLKCGHAVFISCGTDPDTYQCPVKVDVTLPHCNHTTEKSCYMPLDKVPCPYPCKIRLACGHSCEQKCHANDDPDHLEHFCHKPCSKRNSHCTADHPCKLKCYEKCIACPINVSKIRSCGHELNCKCSDDVEKLVCYKRIKFERICGHKATVRCFRKDDEECNEEVLKLSACGHQIKVKCCQTPSSSLCGDKCKLNLKCGHPCTTLCKDPCTNECKAPVLQTKHGLCGHLIPVPCFLKETEAKSPALLQYCKKPCKHELSCGHFCQGNCWSCKQGRIHKPCQEKCGKTLICGHRCDVPCSLECPPCQKPCEMKCKHSRCDRKCGETCIPCRESCAARCKHTICLKRCFELCNRRPCEKQCSERLKCKHRCIGFCGEPCPPLCKICNKKELIDEFFLGYEDEPNARLWALHRE; encoded by the exons ATGCCAAAATTCAAGACCAAacattttcatcacttttccGAACCAT GGAAAACCCGACGTCAAACGTATAACGACCATGCGAGAAATAGGGcattaaaatatacaatcgGTCAAGCTTCGCGAGGTTTGTCAGCGACTGGAAATCG atatAGTCCGTACTCGCATGAAACGAAGGAAGCTAATAATGGTCACGgattacaaaatgaaaataccaCACATTGGCAGTATTTTACCTTCACCCGCTTACAAACTTTGAGCGTAATGAATAACAACGATGATCTTATAGCTGAATTACATGTGAAGAAAGATGAGTTTGATCAATTATTAAATGGTGATTTTAGACCAGACCATTTTGTACTCGTAGTACAAATCTTGGCCAAGATTTCTCGAGCTAActttacgaaaattttatcaagcaTACTTTGCTGTTCTTGTTCCCCTacatttattaaaaacttgGAAAGTTATTTGACTAAATTGCCATTTGAGACTAAAGAAGATaagttacaaaataaattttactggAATGATATAAATCTTTTTTGGAGTAATctggttgaatttttccaaaaatttactGAACTTTTTCCTCGCAAAGCTCGTGATGAGTTAACCTCAGTGCTGGATAAAACGAATTTGATCATAGCAACCACTGAAATGAATCAAGACTGTAGAATTGCTGCCAGTATAAAAGAAAGAACTTCGAAAATTTGTCTCAAATTGAAGGTAAAAATCCCTAAACTTGAGACCAAAGAGAAGGTTTTTGCAACGTCATCTGTGCAAGAGTTGCAAGATCCTCTGGAAGATTTTAGAACGTTGAGCATCATACCAACTATTCAGGATGTGTTTAATGAGAAGCCTTTTATTAGGCCGAATAAACTCGTAGGAGCTTACGATTCGGTTGAGCATTACCTGGATGTGCAATTTCGTTTGTTGCGTGAAGATTTCATGGCACCCTTGCGAAATGGCATACATGAATATTTGAATGGAtccaaaaaatatagtaaaacTGATGTGAGGGTTTACAGAAAAGTAACAATGATGAATCCTGAAATAGCAGGCAACAACATCGGTGTTATGGTATCATTTggaatattaaaattcataaactGGGACACTAGTAAAAGATTTCAGTTTGGTGGTTTAGTATGCTTAAGCAGCGATAATTTCAGCTCAATTATATTTGCAACTATTGCTAATCGAGATAAAGAGTTGTTACAGAGGGGAACTGTGTTGATTAAACCGTGCAAAAAAACCGCCATCACTCACGACCATTATCATTCTAATTGGGTTATGCTGGAGtctaaaatatattttgaaccATATCTGGCAGTGCTAAATGCAATGTGccaaatgaatgaaaaaaattttccaatgagGAAGTATTTGGTCGATGCAGATACAACTATTTCGCTACctcattatttcaaaactgatgCAGTACTAAAGTATAAGGGCTTCTCACTGCAAGTGGGAGATTACGCCACTTGGCCAACTACCAAACAACTGCGGTTAGATGAAACGCAGTACGAGGCATTCAAATCTGGTCTTTCTCAAGAAATTGCAATTATACAAGGACCGCCAGGAACAGGCAAGACGTTTATTGCTCTAGAAATAATTCGGACTTTGCTAGAGAACAAGGAACAATGGAGATGTAATGGGCCAATCGTCATTGTCTGCTTGACAAATCATGCCCTTGATCAATTCCTTGAAGGTGTTACGAAACATACAACTTCGATAGTTCGTGTCGGCAGTCGATCAAAAAATGAAGCTCTGTCACAGTATACACTTGGAAATAAACGAGAAGCACGACCACGCAGAAATTGGTGTCATGACAAGTGGCACCAAGTGAAGATAATCTTATTTAACATGAAGAGAACCCGTAAAGTATTACAGGACTTGTCTAAAAGAGATGCCATTGTATCTCCACACCTTCTATATGCCTATTGCCATGACGAAACGTTGCAAGACATGGAGAATGTTAACGAATTGTTCCAATGGTTATTGACACATACTGacaattcaatgaaaatatgtcaGACGCAGAGTACAAATACTGACACAGAAATGGAAATTGACGGTAATAGCGAATTTGAAGAGCCCATTTTTCCTTTGGAAATCGTTGATAAAGAAATTGCTGAGATTGACGCAAACATGAACGAGTACAGACGaactacacacacacaaaacatACCAGTATTTCCACGACATGAAGTTGTTCAATTAAAACATCGTGCTGACACCTTGAAGTTACAACGGTCCGACCTACAG CGGAACCTGACTCAGCATCCTCTATTGATTCGAGATAACGAAAACTTTCTGCCGAGTTTACCTTGGCAAAAGTACTGGGAATGGGTAGAACTGAGTTATGAAAATGCCAAACAGAAATTAACTGATTTGGAAGAAGAGTATCATTCAGCAAATGAAGAGTTGAATGAAGTTAAGCAAATACTTGATTTGTCGATACTTCGAGAGCACGATGTTATTGGGTTTACTACGACATGTGCAGCGAGATTATATGCTTCTCTGCGTGCTCTGCGTCCGCCGATAG TACTGGTGGAGGAGGCAGCTGAAATTCTGGAATCACATGTCGTTTGCTCTTTGACCCAAAATTGCCAGCATCTTATCCTCATTGGGGATCATAAACAACTGCGACCAAAGGTGGCTGTTCACAAGTTGGGTTCAAAATACAATTTCAATATATCTCTTTTTGAAAGAATGGTCAACAACAGAGGAAGTTGCACACAGTTAGGGCATCAGCATCGTATGCGACCGGAAATTGCCAGACTAATCTGTCCTTCCGTGTATGAGATTCTCCACAACCATGAATGCGTTTTGGAATATCCCCCTGTAATGGGTttagagaaaaatgtttttttcataacgcaTGATAACCCAGAGGCACCACACGACAACCAAGAGAGTTGGATAAATCCACACGAAGCCAAATTTCTAGTAGCATTTGCTAGACATCTGATATTGCAAGGCTATAAAAGTACAGAAATCACTATACTCTGTACCTATGCGGGACAACTTTTCACACTTATCAAG gaGAGAAATTGTCATGAGATTCTTAAAGCAGTGCGCATAACCACAATTGACAATTTTCAAGGAGAGGAGAACAGAattattcttctttcattAGTTCGCAACAACAGCAAAGGAAATATTGGATTTCTGAAAGAAGAGAACAGAGTTTGTGTTGCACTATCTCGTGCCCGTGAAGGCCTTTATATCATGGGGAACATGGACAATcttacgaataaaaataatatttggcCAAAAATTAAACAAGTTTTAGAAAATGACAATGCAATAGGTGATACACTCGAATTACGATGCAAGTATCATTCTGATACATTAATAAAG ATACGAAACGGAAGCGATTTTGTGGAACAATGCCCAGAAGGGGGATGCTTACAAAAATGTAATACTGATTTACCGTGTGGACATTCTTGTACCAGCATTTGTCATACCCTTGACAGAGAGCATTTCAATTTCATGTGCAAACAGCGTTGCGTTAAAAAGTGTCCGGATGATCATCCTTGTCCACTTTTATGTTACCAAGGATGCAAGCCGTGTCTAGTTGCTGTTGAACGCCAATTGAAATGCGGTCATGCTGTTTTTATCTCGTGTGGGACAGACCCTGATACATACCAATGTCCTGTCAAA gTCGATGTTACCCTACCTCATTGCAATCATACTACTGAAAAAAGCTGTTATATGCCTCTGGATAAGGTCCCATGCCCATATCCCTGTAAAATTCGTTTAGCATGTGGACATTCTTGTGAACAAAAATGTCATGCTAACGATGATCCTGATCATCTGGAG CACTTTTGTCATAAGCCCTGTTCAAAAAGGAACAGCCACTGTACTGCCGATCATCCGTGCAAATTGAAGTGTTATGAGAAATGTATAGCATGTCCTATTAATGTATCAAAAATACGATCTTGCGGACATGAACTTAATTGCAAATGCTCGGATGATGTAGAAAAACTCGTATGCtataaacgaataaaatttgagAGAATCTGTGGACACAAAGCTACAGTAAGATGCTTCCGGAAGGATGACGAAGAATGTAATGAAGAG GTACTGAAACTAAGTGCATGTGGTCACcaaataaaagtgaaatgtTGCCAAACACCAAGTTCTTCTCTGTGTGGCGATAAATGTAAACTTAATTTAAAATGTGGCCATCCCTGCACTACTCTATGTAAAGACCCATGTACAAACGAATGCAAGGCCCCTGTCCTTCAAACGAAACATGGGCTTTGTGGACATCTCATTCCCGTGCCTTGCTTCTTAAAAGAAACTG AAGCCAAGTCTCCAGCACTACTACAGTATTGCAAGAAACCATGCAAACATGAATTATCTTGTGGCCACTTTTGCCAAGGCAATTGTTGGTCCTGCAAACAGGGACGTATACACAAACCTTGCCAAGAAAAATGTGGCAAGACTCTCATTTGTGGACATAg GTGCGATGTGCCTTGCAGTCTCGAATGTCCACCGTGTCAAAAACCTTGCGAAATGAAATGCAAACACAGTAGATGTGACAGAAAGTGTGGAGAAACCTGTATACCATGTAGA GAAAGCTGTGCAGCGCGATGTAAACATACAATTTGTCTCAAACGATGCTTTGAATTGTGTAACAGAAGACCATGTGAGAAACAATGTTCTGAACGCTTGAAGTGTAAGCATCGTTGCATCGGCTTCTGCGGCGAACCATGCCCACCATTATGCAAAATCTGCAACAAAAAAGAACtaatcgatgaatttttccTCGGGTATGAAGATGAACCAAATGCCAg ATTGTGGGCACTGCATAGAGAATAA